A region of the Aerosakkonema funiforme FACHB-1375 genome:
TAAATATACTAACGCCTTCGAGGAATACCTTTTGGAAGGTAAAGATAAAGGTTACATCGCATCTCCTGACTTTGATGGTGCTACCGACAAAGAAGGTTTGCTCAAAATTGCCTTGGAAGGAAGCGGTACAGGTAGTGGCAACAAGCAAATCATCATCGCTACCGATGACGAAGATGTTTTGCTCGAAGTTGAGGAAGGCAAAGGTGCCGGCGTCCTCATCGGTGGCAAGGGCGACAACCTGATGATTGGTGGAAAAGAAGATGACGTACTCATCGCAGGTGAAGGGAGCGCTTACCTAATTGGTGAGGCAGGTAACGATGTTCTCTACGGTGGCTCTGCCGATGCTTATCTCTTCGGTGGCGATGGCAATGACGTATTGATCGGCGGTAGCAAGAGTACTGTCCTTTATGCCGGTACTGGTAAAGATACCCTCGTGGGCGGCACTGGCAAAGACACTTTTGCGATCACTAACAGCCCGAAAGATACCAAGAGCAGCAGCGACACCATGTCCGGTGGTAACGGCACCGATACTATGTCCGGTGGTAACGGCACCGATACTATGTCCGGTGGTAACGGCACCGATACTATGTCCGGTGGTAACGGCACCGATACCATGTCCGGTGGTGGCAGCACCGATACCTTAACTGGTGGTAACTACACCATCTACAACTTCGATGCAGAAAAAGACAAGTTATGTGTAGCTGACTTTGGCTATGGGGATGCAGAAGAGGTGTTGGACGACATCCTCAAGAGCGGTCAATCCAGCAGCGGTACTTACTTCACCGTCTTTGAGTTCAGCAAGGAATACAAAATCACCCTGTTCAGTAATGGCGAGCTGACTGCGGACAACATCACAGTCGGTACGAACGGGCTACCTTCTACTAAGCTCAGTTCTAAGATCGAAACTGGGGACTATGAAGCGATCGCTAAGATTAAGGGTCTGCCTCCCGGACTCGCTATGCAGATCGATAAGGGAATGAAGTCTCTCGATGAGCTTCCTCCTCCTTTTAGCGGCAGTGGAAGTGATGTCGTCGGTGGCGGCGGCACCAATCCGATGATGGGTGGTGGAATGATGGCTGCAATGATGTAAGACTTGCTCAAAGTCTTCAGGGTTATCCCCTGATGCCAAGAATCAGGGGATTTCTACAAGCAGGATCGGAAAATTTAGGCGATAGGTCATTCATCCCTCTTTTGCGATCGCACTTTTACCGAAAATTGGTGCGATCGCTTTTTGTTTTCGAGGTTAATATTTGTAAACAGCTTCGCTTGTTAAACCCAACAGTTCATGCTTACCCGAATCAAAAACATCGCCACCAAACTAGCACCGCGTCTGATTGAAATTCGCCGCCATATCCACTCTCACCCAGAATTAAGCGGTCAAGAGTACCAAACAGCTGCTTATGTGGCGGGAGTTTTGTCTTCCTGCGGTCTCCACGTTAAAGAAGCAGTTGGCAAAACCGGAGTCATCGGCGAACTTGAGGGTAAAAAGGAGGATGCTGGACTGCTGGCAATTCGGACGGATATGGACGCCCTACCCATTCAGGAACGCACTACCCTCGATTACGCCTCTCGCGAAGCGGGAGTTATGCACGCCTGCGGTCACGATGTTCACACTACAGTCGGTTTGGGAACGGCAATGGTTCTCGCGGAACTGGGAGAAGAGTTTGCGGGTAATGTTCGCTTCCTGTTTCAACCGGCAGAAGAAATTGCCCAAGGTGCTAACTGGATGGTGCAAGATGGGGTGATGGATAAGGTACGCGGCATTTTTGGCGTTCACGTTTTCCCGACGATTCCGGGGGGGTCGGTAGGCATCCGGTACGGTGCTTTAACAGCAGCGGCAGACGATCTGGAAATTATTATTATTGGTGAATCGGGTCACGGCGCTAGACCTCACGAAGCGATCGATGCTATTTGGATCGCTGCACAAGTAATTACTACTCTCCAACAAGCGATTAGCCGCACGCAAAATCCCTTGCGCCCGGTAGTGCTAACTATTGGTAAAATTTCTGGCGGACGTGCGCCGAATGTGATTGCCGATCGAGTGAAGTTGCTGGGAACTGTGCGATCGCTGCACCCAGAAACCCGTCAAGCCTTACCTGGCTGGATCGAACAAATTGTCGCCAATGTCTGTCAGGCTTACGGTGCTAGCTATGAATTAAACTACAGGCAGGGCGTGCCGGGTGTGCAAAACGATCCTCTCCTGAATCAGATGTTGGAAACGGCGGCAAGGGAAGCTTGGGGAAGCGATCGCGTCATTATTTTACCCGAACCTTCATTAGGCGCGGAAGACTTTTCTCGTTATCTCGAATACGTTCCCGGTGCGATGTTTCGTCTCGGTGTCGGCTTGAAAGACAAACAAAATTACCCCCTACACCATCCTCAGTTTGAGGTGGATGAATCTGCGATCGTTACCGGTGTTGTCACTCTCGCCTATGCTGCCTGCAAATACTGGCAGGATAATTAATTACTCCCTGACCGCGCAAAGAATATGTATGCTTTGGGGGGAGTGGGGGAGCGGGAGAGTGGGGGAGAAAAGAACAACAGGTAACTTGCGATCGATCGTCTTACGGCGGTCAGGGAGTAAAAATTAAAAATGAACGCCCAATTATGTTTAATTTTTAATTAAACTTTTTCAATAGTGATATTACCAGGGTTAAATTTATATTGGTTTTTTGGATTTACCTCTCTGAAGATATACCCAACGAGAAGGAATCAAGCCAAATTGCTCTAATTCCTCAGAGGGATGCAGCGCATCCTTGCTTTTATTTAAGGTACTGGTAATGCAAAAATGGAGAAATATTCGATCGTATGGCATCACCTACACCACTTCTCGGTACGGATTTGATCGACTGTGCTAAAGCCAATGCAAAGCAGGGAATTGAAACCGCTACTCATCTGTGTGGCTATGGAAAAGATGTGAATACTTTTCAGAAAAAACTACAGCAAGCTTGTGAGGATATAGGGGTAGAAATTCACGAATTGAGTGATTTGATTACAGATCGACAAACAGTAAAAGAAAAAGGGGGAATTGAAATCGCACCTGAAACGCCAACAGAGCTTTAATAGGAAATTCCCTTCATCCATATGCCCGTTATGCTAAGGCCAGAATGGGCAGCGAGAACAACCTTGTATTTTCTGGATTGGTGTAATTATTCACCGTAGGGCAGTCAGCCGTCAGCTAATGCGACCGAGAGCGCCTAAGTTTCCGTAGCCTTTGTTAAACTGCTTCGAGTCAATTCCTCCCAAAGCTCTGGGCTGATACCTGACAGCTGAATGCTTACGGATTGGTTGAGCTTTTGCGGAAATTAAGCTAGGTTAAAGTAATCCCTGTCTCGATATGGCTCTGAAAACCCCAACAAGCAAATGGAAACTACTGATTGGCAGAATATAATAGCGGT
Encoded here:
- a CDS encoding calcium-binding protein, producing the protein MEHAIKYGEKDGRSVGAGFDAKFYGKKDDVKKAIEKGDVSSSFQYYITKGASAGEIPNAYFDREEYLKQNKDVADEVTKGTITNVFQHWNAYGTKENRAFNPLIDVNLYLQENKDVGDAVKSGEFTVYQHLVTFGLKEERTISKKFDFKLYKELNEGVQDSLDKGKYTNAFEEYLLEGKDKGYIASPDFDGATDKEGLLKIALEGSGTGSGNKQIIIATDDEDVLLEVEEGKGAGVLIGGKGDNLMIGGKEDDVLIAGEGSAYLIGEAGNDVLYGGSADAYLFGGDGNDVLIGGSKSTVLYAGTGKDTLVGGTGKDTFAITNSPKDTKSSSDTMSGGNGTDTMSGGNGTDTMSGGNGTDTMSGGNGTDTMSGGGSTDTLTGGNYTIYNFDAEKDKLCVADFGYGDAEEVLDDILKSGQSSSGTYFTVFEFSKEYKITLFSNGELTADNITVGTNGLPSTKLSSKIETGDYEAIAKIKGLPPGLAMQIDKGMKSLDELPPPFSGSGSDVVGGGGTNPMMGGGMMAAMM
- a CDS encoding M20 family metallopeptidase; this translates as MLTRIKNIATKLAPRLIEIRRHIHSHPELSGQEYQTAAYVAGVLSSCGLHVKEAVGKTGVIGELEGKKEDAGLLAIRTDMDALPIQERTTLDYASREAGVMHACGHDVHTTVGLGTAMVLAELGEEFAGNVRFLFQPAEEIAQGANWMVQDGVMDKVRGIFGVHVFPTIPGGSVGIRYGALTAAADDLEIIIIGESGHGARPHEAIDAIWIAAQVITTLQQAISRTQNPLRPVVLTIGKISGGRAPNVIADRVKLLGTVRSLHPETRQALPGWIEQIVANVCQAYGASYELNYRQGVPGVQNDPLLNQMLETAAREAWGSDRVIILPEPSLGAEDFSRYLEYVPGAMFRLGVGLKDKQNYPLHHPQFEVDESAIVTGVVTLAYAACKYWQDN